The sequence GTTTGCAGTAAATATTTACTAGGGTTAGTTGTCAATTTTTTGGAGATGACTAACCAAAACcttacaaagaaaaaaaaaaccagaaaGTGGACTAAAAAAAAGTgggaaaaatcaaaaaattaatCTAACCGTCTCCGTTTTTGTCGAATAATTTGAAGACTTCATATAGCACCATCAGTTCTTGATGATTCACTATGCTttccattatatatatttgcttAAATATTGATTTCTTTGAACAAAGTTTCGATGGAAgaatgtatatatgtatgtgtgagagagagagaagaaAGAACGCAGCTTATGGTATGATATATATAGCTAGCTAGGAAGTTCAATCCTATGTGGGGTTTTGAtggaaatttcagaaaaatttaCAAGTAATAGAATACAGTAGAATAGATACTATTAGAtacagtggcggagccagattccgccagaaatatggctctgtCCGAGctgaaattttaaactctaaaatcttttaatattttaaattgatgtaCCCGAACTAATaacatattattccaaaattattaagaatttacatatacattttttttaaaaaaaattttagcccGGGTAAAAAAGCATGTGGCTCTACCCCTGATTAGATACACTTCTAGTAATCGAATGATTTTTTAGTGGTACTGTTGATATGACATCGAACGTTGCTCACTTGTAAAAACCGAAAATTGGTCAACTTTATTGAacgatttttgtaatttttcaaaaacatgcaaaattaattactaacatgttaattaCATTACAACGGTAATTAAGGAGAAGTATTTGCATATGaaattataatttgtttttataaaattgaaaaataatttcatgCTAACGTTTATTTATCTACAcgataataaaattaatgataagaatattttattttacttttattttttctctAAAAACCTCGGTCCACTATTTTTCACGCTAAAAATGGCAGTTAGATTAATATAACTaccatatatttaatataattaggtaaaaaaaattaatttttagataaaataatataattcaatataaaatatacttcttaataatttataaatataacttAGTTAATTAGTTAGGGCAAACAATTCAAAATTAGACAATTAGGTTTTGTGTATGAAAATTCTTTATATATGCAGGGtcttcaaggaaaaaaaatttaaaagctaagcttttaataatatataaaatatttaattgctAAAGTTTTTTGttacgacacacacacacacacacacacacacacacacacacatatatatatatatatatatcaacccATTGATGTTACTCTTAAGTTCTTCTAGactaaatttcgaaaaattcgTGGAGGCTACAAATTAAATGGTCCTTATTCCTCTCCGtacaatttgatattttattttaagagacAATTAGACACAGTTAGGGCCCACCTGATGTGTGTAATTTACAAACTACGGGCACATATTTGAGTTTAGTCAGTGCAATTTTCGAAAGATAAGGTCGTAGgttttttgtaatatatatttcaatgtAAAATTTATGTATGATTAGATAATCCAATTACTTATAAAGTTAGCAAAGTCTTAATGCAAAATCATATTTGAAGGGAAATAATATTGTCGAGTTTGTTAGAATTatagaattaaaatatttctctaattatatctttccttattgatttaaattgagtatgaaaatattatgagattttgcctttcttaagataatgagataattgtacaaatatatttaagcatattgttaatttattgagatattatatttttgttaatgatttgatgagatatgatatcaatgtttaaatagagtttatttctaaACAAACTCTTATCTTCCCTTGTTTAACAGATTTCCTTATGAGATAAGGGTCTCATCTATAAAAAGGAAGACCAAGGACTTTGTAGGGTTGACCGTTCTTTCTCAACAATATACATGCACGTTGCACGTTCTGAACCTTAGAGAAGAACACTTTCAACGTTACTGTTGCCCTGAAGACTGCCGATAGCAAGTGTTGCCTTGAGTGTTGGGAACATCTtcagacaacatccgtgacgAAGTTGGCCGAAGAGTGTTTCTGAAACTCTAGTTTTCGTTGGCGTTTCTTTTGCTTTcttattcacattttaatattgttggttgttttagaaagctttattttctcaacttgttgagaaaattgatttttgttataatcactagtgataggtttttgtaaacagtgtggttttctagtgattaatttttgccataaggcaccgcacaagtatttatacttgtgcatattcaATCTTGTCCATCGTATTTATTTAAAGcaaatttgtgttacaaactttaatttccgctgcatgttgtccgagatgttgtaacatctggcacaacatttaattctgaTTAAACACAAATTCACTATTTTACATCCTATtatgatattttcattatttgttgATATCTGTCGGACAAAaaatcctaacaagtggtatcagagctttcaCTTGACATACTAAGTGCTGATTctggtttttgttttgtatcGACAGAATAAATAATCAATGGATACATCACTTGCTAATGCAGCGCTTCGACCACCAGTCCTAGATAGAACCAATTACAGCCTATGGAAGGTCAAAATGAGATACTACATAAAATCCTTAGATGAAAGGGCATGGCAGCGTGTCATCAATGGATGGACTTCACCAAGCATGACAGATCAAGATGGTGACAGCCTAATAAAACCCGAAACTGACTGGACTGCTGATGAAGTGCAAAGTTCGAACTATAACTCAAAGGCCTTGAATGCTATATTTACGTCAGTTGACACAAACATGTTCAATTTAATCACAAATTGTACTTCTGCTAAAAGCGCATGGGATACCCTTCAAAGACACTGTGAAGGTTCCGAAAGTGTGCGACGAACCAGATTGAGAATGCTTTCTTCCAAATTCGAGATAATGAGGATGGAAGAATCTGAGAACATATTGGAATATGATCGTCGCCTACGAGAAATTGCTAATGAGGCGTTCAGTCTTGGAGATCCCATCTTTAATGAACGACTAGTTAGTAAGGTTCTCCGTTCTTTGCCTGAAagattcaacataaaaatctgTGCGATAGATGAAGCCAAAGATACGACGCAAATGGCTTTGGAAGACCTTATCAGTTCACTTCGGACTTTTGAGATGAACTTAGACATGCAGAAGAAGGATAAAGGGAAAACAATTGCATTCCAAGCTTCAAACAACAACTACAATGACCTAATTCAAATATCCCAAGAAGTCAATGAATCAGACCTTTGTGAGGACTCTATCTCCTTTATCACAAAAAAATTCGGagattatttgaaaagaattAGAGATAAGAAGAATGATGTACAACCCTCAAAATTTCCAAGTCTTCTTACACCTAAAAGACCACAAAGACTTCCTGGCAAACAACATTCTCAACCGAGGAATGAAGGCAGAGAGAAATCTGACTCAAAGAAGTATGATTCAGTGCAGTGTAGAGAATGTAAGGGGTTTGGTCACTATGCCAATGAATGTGCCAACAGATTGCGGAAAAAGAAAGGCTACAATGTTTCCCTAAGCGATGAAGAATCTGATGTGGATGAGAAATACGCTGATGACGATAATCAAACCTCCTTGACTGCATTATTGACAGAAAAACACTGGCTGCAAGTGAACCCTTCAGGTGTTGCCCTAGGTGTTGCCACATCTGTCCGCAACATCTGCGAAAAATCAGTCTGTTTACAATCTACAGCTTCTGAAAATTCGAATGTAGATGATGAATTGGAAGTTGATGATGAAGATATCACTCTTGAGAGTATACAAAAACTTTATGAAGAGTTGTTTGAAGATTGGACCAAAAGAAACAAGTTGAACTCAAGTCTCATGAAGGAGAACATCGATCTAAAAGCCGTGGTTGCCAAACTTGAAGTAATCCTGAGCAAAAAGGATTTGGAACTAGGTAAAACCAAGGACGAACTTCAAAAGGCAACTGAGACTTTGTCCAAATTCAATTCAAGCACATCCAAGCTTGATtccatacttttgatgggaagagatgacaagaaaggCTTAGGTTTCAAAGACAGTGTGTTCGAAATTGGTGAATCCTCAAATTCAACTGTTTTTGTGAAAGGAAAAGCTGATACATCAACACAGCCTCAACCCACGCTCTCAATCAAAAGTGATCCTCCGAAAAGACAACATGCTGCACCCGTtcctaagaaaagaaaacgcagGTATGTATGTCATTACTGTTTTAAGCGCGGACATATCAGGCCCTACTGTTTTAAACTCAGGGATGACTGCATGAATCGAAAGTCGTGTCGGATGTTGCCCCAAATGCTGTCCAACATTTCCCGAAACACCTCCCACCATCGACCTACAGTAAGACAAATTTGGGTACCAAAGGTAAAGACTCACTGTAAAGTTGTCTATACTTCTTTAAAAACTAACACTGCAGGTTATTGGtattttgatagtggaagctcacgcCACATGACGGGATCACGAGAATATCTCATCGATTATGTTGAACAAAAATGTGGTAGAGTAACCTATGAAGGGGGAGCTAaaggaaaaattgttggaaagggaaccttgaatgttgaaggaccaccaaagctccacaatgtgcttcatgttgaaggattaaattcaaatttgataagcaTAACCCAATTGTGTGATGATAATTTGCATGTGAAGTTCGATAAACATacttgtgaagtttttgatgaaactaaCATGTGCATAATGACAGGTACAAGGTCTTCGGAGAATTGCTATCAAATAGGTGAAGAACgttcatgcaaacatgcacaAATTACTGAACTCGACCTTTGGCATCAAAAACTCggtcatgcaaacttcaaaaccttgaaaattttgattaagtACGATGCTGTACGAGGTATGCCAAATCTTTCATCTGGTATACCATATGTGTGCGGAGATTGTCAACAAGGTAAACAGATTCGCATGTCGCATCCAGTGTTGCCAACATCTGGAACAACACGCTGTTTGGAGTTACTACATATGGACCTTATGGGTCCTATGGAAGTTGAAAGCCTCTGAGGTAAGAAATATTCCTTTGTGtgtgttgatgatttctcacgtTTTTCATGGGTTAGATTTATTAGAGAGAAATCAGATACTTTCAATGTATTCAAAACTTTGATCAAAAGAATCACCAACTTCCACAACTTGAAGGTGAGAAGGATCAGGACTGATCATGGTAAAGAATTTGAAAACTCTTCATTCTCATCTTTTTGTGACAGGAAAGGaatttcacatgaattttcagcaCCAAAAACCCCACAGCAAAATGGCATTGCCGAACGCAAAAACAGGACGTTGCAAGAAATGGCAAGGGTGATGCTAGCTTCGAAGAGTATTTCAAAGCGTTTTTGGGCAGAGGCCCTAAATACGGCTTGTCATATTTCAAATAGGgtgtatttaagaagtggttcaaccatgacttcttatgaaataatcatgggaaagaagcctaatcttaaatattttcatgtttttggttgtgtGTGTTACACTTTGAATGACAGGGATCAACTTGCTAAGTTTGATTCAAAGAGTGATaagtgtttatttttgagatatgccACTGATAGTCGTGCTTATCGTATGCTTAACTTAAGAACTAGGACTATTGTGGAATctattaatgttgtttttgatgattgtGCAGACCTCAAGAAGAAAACTGCTGAAGATGATGTGGAAGACCTACTGGAAGTTCCAATCATACTGGAAAATGCAGATGTTGCCCCAGATGTTGccacatctggcacaacatgtGACACTGAAGTCACCAAATCGCAAGAAGATGCTCACAGCGATGATGAGGCAATGGATGATGAATCGTGTATTCCAAGCAAAATCCAAAAGAATCATCCAGCATCTCAAATAATTGGAGGGATGCATGAAGAAGTTCGAACCCGAAAGAAAGACAAAGATGACTATAGAAAAATGGTTGGACTAGTGTGCATGAGTACCATCTACTCAAAGGTTAGATTTTCATGCTTTGTATCTCAACTTGAACCTAAAAATGTCGATGATGCACTAAAAGATGAGTTCTGGATCAATGCTATGCATGATGAGCTTGAAGAGTTTGTTCGAAATGATGTTTGGACTTTAGTTCCACCCCCTGATAATGGCAATATAATTGGTACAtaatggatttttaaaaataaaaccgaTGAGTCAGGAAACATCATTCGAAACAAAGCAAGGTTGGTTGCTCAAGGATACACTCAGGTTGAAggggttgattttgatgagacaTTTGCACCTGTTGCCTGCATTGAGTCAATCCGACTTTTGCTAGCCATTGCATGCGTTATGAAAATCAAATTgtttcaaatggatgttaaaagtGCATTTTTGAATGGTATCTTGTGTGAAAAAGTATATGTTAGACAGCCTAAAGGATTCGAGGATCCACATAATCTTGATCATGTGTCCAAGTTGAAAAAGGCTCTCTATGGCTTGAAGCAAGCACCTCATGCTTGATATGGCAGACTGACTGAATACCTACTCGAAATCGGTTTCAAACGATGTGAGGTAGATAAGACTCTGTTTATTCAAAAATCCAAATGTGAGATCCTTATTTGTCAaatctatgttgatgatataatctttggttCTTCGTCTCAAAAGCATGCTAATGATTTTGTTGAGTGTATGTCTTCTAcctttgaaatgagcatggttggTGAGTTGAGTTACTTTCTTGGTTTGCACATTAAACAATTGCATGATGACATCTTTTTGTGCCAAAGTAAGTACGCCAAAAATCTGATAAAGCAATTTGCTAATGAGAACACCAAGCACATGAAGACACCTATGGGCTCAAATGAAAACTTATCCAAAGACGATGCTGccgaaaatgttgacaacaccCTATCTCGCAGCATCATAGGAAGTCTCTTGTACTTGACTTCTAGCCGACCTGACTTAATGTTTAGTGTTTGTTTGTGTGCTAGATATCAATCTAATCCTAAGATTTCTCACTTAAAAGCCGTAAAACGTATCTTACGATACATAGCCGGAACTATTGAATTATGATTATGGTATACACGCGAAACCAACTCTAATCTAGTAGGGTTCtcagatgctgattgggctgggGATATAGACGATAGAAAGAGTACTTCTGGAGGATGTTTTTATCTAGAAAATAACTTGATCTCATGGCATAGTAGAAAACAGAACTGTGTGTCACTTTCAACcgctgaatctgaatatgtggcagctGGAAGTAGTTGCACTCAACTTTtgtggatgaatcaaatgatagAAGATTATGGATTTAAGAGTGACCCTTTGGTTATGTACTGTGACAACTCAAGTGCGATTAACATTTCAATaaatccagtacaacactctcgaacaaagcacattgacataagacatcattttattcgagaTCTTGTAGAAAAGGGATTGATACGAATGGAGTTTGTTGATACAAATAACCAACTGGCAGACATATTCACTAAAGCATTAGACTTTGAGAGATTATTCAACCTTAGgaaatctctcagcatgtgtGCAATGTAATCATTCTTGGATGTTGtcccagatgttacaacatctccgACAACATCTACCATGCATTTGCATTTTTAGGACCTAGACATACTGCATTACATTCATACTGTGATATGGTGTGTTGAAACTGTGTAGCATAATTTTTTGACGCACTTACAATTCTGAGTTATCTCTTGAAACTTCACACCTTTACATCTGAATTTAGTCACAAAAGAAGAGTGATTATTTGACCTTAATCAATGTGACAAGTAATCCAAGAAGAATCTGAAAAATTGTGCCTTAAGATCTTTTGGTCTGTGGTTAGAAGGAAAGATGGAAAAAGCTGCCTAAAGTAGCCCAATGAAGGCTGGACTCTTAGTGCGGGAGCTACCCCTTCTAAATGTTAACACAGAAATAGAAGGAAATGGAAAAAGCTATCTAGAAGAGTCCATTGAAGactgttcttctagtgtgggagctgCCACTTCTATGTTCAGAAAGGTTATAAGTTAGTGTGAAGCAAAACTGAACATTGTTTCTGGAATTGTAGGTGTGGTCAGAagatgttgccaacatttgTGACAACACCTCATCTGTACACATATCTCATATTTGTTCTCATGTTTCTATTTATGTTACATTCTGTTATTAGGCATCcataagtcatgcataaacaTTAAATTGTGAATTTTGTCATGTCATAAGGATATTCGtatgaaaacaacaacaaaaaaaaaattctattcaAATCCATATTTTTACAGGCAATCGAAATCATGTGCTCTTTAATGTTAAATGGAGCTAAAATTCGATATGGGTTTTATTTCTGGACTTATTTTGAAACGTAATTGCACATAATTGTCGAGATAATTTTTGAAGATAGCAACGCTTAAATCCCGTAGTTTTTTTTACCGTTGGACTGAGTCAATTACTGATATGGCATGTTACCGTTGCAATGTAGGCTTATGCTTATCCGTTTGATTTACATAGCCTAAATTGTCATTACTTGCCTAATTTTTTCTCGAATTTTCTTGCTCGCAAATTCCTCTTCTATTCTTTGTTTTGGGCAAATTTTTCTCACAATCTAAACAATGGCAGGAAAGGGTTTTGATCCTCACGATATCCGCAGTGAAATGGGTCACACAGAGGATGTTGCCCCTTCTCCGGCAACATCCGATGCAACACCCACAGGTTCCAACTTACAAATCATCCCTGCTGCTCTTACGCCGGAACCCCTGGAGATTATTGCACCTGGTGAGGCTGGGAATGCCCTAGACGTTGATAATCCACCTATCATCAGGGTTTTCAATCCACCCTCTCCTCCAAAAAGACGCTCAAAAAAGGCAGGCCGGCTACAACCCTGATCTTACTCCCGGGAAGAGATTTCGTTACAAGGGCCAACCTTCCACTCGCCCTTCGTTGATTGATCCTGCAGAAACTTCGGGAGATGACTCTGCTGATGGTGACTACGAATTGGTTGGTCGTAAAAAACCTGCACCTCGGGTTGCTGTTATCCTTTCATCGTCTTCCTCGGACCAGGATGTTGATGCTCTTTCTGATACTGCTCCTCCCCCCACACAACTCTCGCAGAATCCTTTTGAAGAAAGTGAGGATGAAATTTCGTTGGCCCAATTTATGGCCAACTTGAAAACTCAGAAAGGTAAAGCCTCATTTGCCTCTACTGCTCCCCGAATTTCTAAGAGTCCTACTGCATCAAGCCAGTCTACTACTAAATCTGCTGAGGGAACGGTTTCTGGTGGTGCAAGCAAACCAAATACTCCTGACCCAATGGCTGTCGACTCAGATGCTGCGGCCACTGAGGACAACATTGATCTTTCTGCTTATGATCTGGCCACCAGTTACAACAACATGTTTTACTCTGAGACGGCATTCTCCAATTGGCCTCTCTATGCAACTCGAGAATTTGTTGCGGAACGCAATGTGGATTTGGAAGCTTTTTCCCGGTACAATTTAATCGAGTTTCTGAGATCTCGAGGTTTGTTTTCCACAACCTCGTCTCTTCTTCCGTACTGTCATAAGGTCGTCCTCGAATTCTATGATAATCTGTCTTCGAGTGTTGGCGATCCGCGATCGGCAAAATTTGGACAAGTTTTTGTGCGAAACAGGTTGTACAAATTCACCTCCGATGTCATTAATACACACTATGGTACACCTGCTGTTGCTGAAGGTTCTCCTCCTGATTTAGATGAAGTGATTTCTGTTCTCACTGGTGGAATGGTCAGCAAGTTTCCCCTCCATCCCCATAAGGTCTCAGCTGCTACACTCACATCACTATATTCAGTGCTGCACAAGATTGTCATCCACAATTGGACTCCGACCTCCAACACCACTGTTGTCACCAAGGCTCAGGCCCTGACTCTCTTTGCTATTAGGAACTCAGCCTTCAATTTTGGGTGCCTGGTGTGCAACACGGTTCTGCAGTATGCCAACGGGGGATTGAAATCGTCCAGACTCCCTTTTCCATCTCTCATTTATGGAATTCTGGTGTCTCAGGGGTTCGTTAAGGACGTTGGTGAACCTTCTACAACGGAAAGCGTACTTTTGAAGATTGCTCCTGCTCTTCTACACGGAAAGAGGAAGGTTGATCTTCCTTGGAATGCCACTACCACCGTACCGTCTACTGCTGGTCCTTCTCTGCATTCCACCTCTGATACATCACCCCCTGATGCTGGACCTCCTTCACATATCACCGATTCTCCACCCACATCGGGGTATTTGAAGATTCCAGTTGCTGGTGCTCAGGCTCATCTTGATCATGCCCGCAAAAAGATTGCCCAGGACAAGGCCGATTTGGCTTACTATGAGAATTTGGCTACTACCATCGAGGTTCTGTTGGCAGTAGGCGTCTTTCAtggacaaaaagggggagatgaTAATGCTGGTCCATCTGGAACTAAGGATGACAGTAATGACGAAGAGGATGacagtgatgatgatgagaatGATGAATGagggttatttttttttttgttttcaatgtTTCTGCTCTAGTGTTAGTGTTTTGCGTTTTTGTTAGTTGTGACGAGCCTCTTATACTTTTACTCTTTGAGTAAGTTTGTTTTGTGCAGGTGTTGCTCTGAATGTTGCCAACATTACTAACAACACTTCTGCTAACAGTATCTTATTCAGGGGGAGACTAACATTCTTGAATTCAGGGGGAGTTAATTGGAGCTAACAAGGATAAATAGAATTGATCTCATTTTGTCCAAGAAAAGCAAAAAAGGGgagattgaagggaaataatatTGTCGAGTTTGTTAGAATTatagaattaaaatatttcccTAATTATATCTTTCttattgatttaaattgagTATGGAAGTATTATGAGATTTTGCCTTTCTtaagataatgagataattgtacaaatatatttaagcatattattgatttattgagatattatatttttgttaatgatttgatgagatatgatatcaatgtttaaatagagtttatttctaatCAAACTCTTATCTTCCCTTGTTTAACAGATTTCCTTATGAGATAAGGGTCTCATCTATAAAAAGGAAGACCAAGGACTTTGTAGGGTTGGCCGTTCTTTCTCAACAATATACATGCACGTTGCACGTTCTGAACCTTAGAGAAGAACACTTTCAACGTTACTGTTGCCCTGAAGACTGCCGATAGCAAGTATTGCCTTGAGTGTTGGGAACATCTtcagacaacatccgtgacgAAGTTGGCCGAAGAGTGTTTCTGAAACTCTAGTTTTCGTTGGCGTTTCTTTTGCTTTcttattcacattttaatattgttggttgttttagaaagctttattttctcaacttgttgagaaaattgatttttgttataatcactagtgataggtttttgtaaacagtgtggttttctagtgattaatttttgccataaggcaccgcacaagtatttatacttgtgcatattcaATCTTGTCCATCGTATTTATTTAAAGcaaatttgtgttacaaactttaatttccgctgcatgttgtccgagatgttgtaacatctggcacaacatttaattctgaTTAAACACAAATTCACTATTTTACATCATATtctgatattttcattatttattgatatCTGTCGGACAAAAAATCCTAACaaaattttttgaagttcaaaactTTTCTCTTCTCAATCTTGATCAATTTGTTTGTTCATTTTTACTTTGTTCGAAATTTTCCATCCAAATTTCGACGTCCCAAACCGATCCGGCATGGAGAGTTGCACGAGGTTTTCTACCATAAATGGAAATTGTAATTTGTAAGAGCATCTACATTGGGTGGGTGTGGTTGATCTCTTCCTCTTCATTATTTaatgcatttattttttaaatttaaaattgtcattttattttttaaaaaatatcataaattttttaagaagttatgttgtttttaattttatgagatatctctttcattttaaatttatactcgagaaaaaataatttgagtaa comes from Primulina huaijiensis isolate GDHJ02 chromosome 2, ASM1229523v2, whole genome shotgun sequence and encodes:
- the LOC140971864 gene encoding uncharacterized protein, coding for MDTSLANAALRPPVLDRTNYSLWKVKMRYYIKSLDERAWQRVINGWTSPSMTDQDGDSLIKPETDWTADEVQSSNYNSKALNAIFTSVDTNMFNLITNCTSAKSAWDTLQRHCEGSESVRRTRLRMLSSKFEIMRMEESENILEYDRRLREIANEAFSLGDPIFNERLVSKVLRSLPERFNIKICAIDEAKDTTQMALEDLISSLRTFEMNLDMQKKDKGKTIAFQASNNNYNDLIQISQEVNESDLCEDSISFITKKFGDYLKRIRDKKNDVQPSKFPSLLTPKRPQRLPGKQHSQPRNEGREKSDSKKYDSVQCRECKGFGHYANECANRLRKKKGYNVSLSDEESDVDEKYADDDNQTSLTALLTEKHWLQVNPSGVALGVATSVRNICEKSVCLQSTASENSNVDDELEVDDEDITLESIQKLYEELFEDWTKRNKLNSSLMKENIDLKAVVAKLEVILSKKDLELGKTKDELQKATETLSKFNSSTSKLDSILLMGRDDKKGLGFKDSVFEIGESSNSTVFVKGKADTSTQPQPTLSIKSDPPKRQHAAPVPKKRKRSGSSRHMTGSREYLIDYVEQKCGTRSSENCYQIGEERSCKHAQITELDLWHQKLGHANFKTLKILIKYDAVRGKEFHMNFQHQKPHSKMALPNAKTGRCKKWQGDQLAKFDSKSDKCLFLRYATDSRAYRMLNLRTRTIVESINVVFDDCADLKKKTAEDDVEDLLEVPIILENADVAPDVATSGTTCDTEVTKSQEDAHSDDEAMDDESCIPSKIQKNHPASQIIGGMHEEVRTRKKDKDDYRKMVGLVCMSTIYSKVRFSCFVSQLEPKNVDDALKDEFWINAMHDELEEFVRNDVWTLVPPPDNGNIIGT